Part of the Denticeps clupeoides chromosome 3, fDenClu1.1, whole genome shotgun sequence genome, CAAGCAAAAACGACGGCGTGAAAGAAGCAGAGGAAGGAAAGCAAACGGATCAAGAGACAAGAGGAGAAAAGTCAAGTAATGACTCCAAATCCCAAAGGAAGGGAAAGGGGAAGAAgggagggaaaaagaaaaagggaaagagaggaggaaagaaGTCAGAGCGAGAGGCGCAAGAGAAGGAGAAAGTAGTGCTAAAAGAGTTTTTGGAGAAGTTTCAGGGGAAACGAAGACTGGTGGTAAGTGTTCGTCTCTGATGTATAATTTCATGGAGCCCTTGGCTTTAATTAAAGCCAATTTATTTGCCACTGTAGCCTACCATAATTTCTCTGGTTTACTTTAATGTCTAGGTTATGTCCTCCCCTAGCAATACCGACTCTCAGTATGTGAAACAGAGGGAACAGAATGAGAAGACCCATTGTGGCTTGGCTTTAAGGAAGGTGTCTGTCCTCTCTATCCTGGGTTCTGAGCACAGCTCTACAATAACCCTGCAGCACTATCAGCTGGGTAATGTGCCTTAGACTTTTGGATGCGTTGGGACATGCCGTGTTCTtcttcatttgaaaaataatacaTGAGAGACGTACCAAGAGACACTGGCCAACATTTCATATGATTGTTGTAATTGTAACACAAGGTACctgttaatatttattaatgaatgttGCACCAGTACAGATATTTTAAAAGAGACATACATTGGGCATCATAAGATACTGTCACTCCCAGGAGTGTTCAAGGGTCGGATCTGCATTACTGCATTGCATTATATTAATCTGCATTATATATAAGAATGTAAATAACATATAACAaaggattacatttttttttcagatacaGAAAGCCCATTTGATCCACTTACCGATACACTGACAAATCCTCAGTTGGGTGGCCAAATGCGTAAGGAGTATGGGTTATCTTCAGACACGTTTTCCATGATGATAACAGACTATGGCCTGACACCTTATGTAAACATCATTTATGTTTCTCTTTAATATTGGTTACAGCACTTTTCCTGCACATAGAAATTATATAACTCCCTCATACTTTTGTGCATTAATTCAAAAATCTGTATCTTTTATGAAATTGCAGAAAGTTTTTtacacagcagcagaggcaCCAATTACAGTAGACTTTATAGACACTTTCCCCTCCAGAAAGACAGAATGGGACCAGGAAAAGACCACAAGAGGTGTTTGCACTGAACCTGAAGGTCCCCAGAACTCACTCATGAGGTAACTTTAATGTTGCCTCTATAGACGTTGTGCAGTCTTCTACCTTCATATTTTTGTCTTAGACTTGAATCCTCTTCAAAAGCGAAACCCTTTGTTTTCACACAGAAGTCATGAATTtatacacatacagacacatgaACAAAATTCAGACAACTCCATAAATATGCGGCATGGGAAAGTCCAAAACCTAACGTGGCAatcttatttttacattttcaggaaCTATAAAATGCTGATGTggtataaaatattaattaaggAAGCGATTCATTGATTGTAAATATGCTATTGTGAACCAGCTAGAGTGCACTGTTATCGATAACCTTTTGTTTCTGGAAAAAATCTATTTGCTTTTCTTTGATTACCTTGCCAGGTGTCCATACCTTAGATCAACATTCATTGGTTCTCATTAACaataatgcatttatgcatAGGGGAAATTGCTTAATATGTTGATTTGATTGGATTATATTGCTCTACTCCTGCTTAATCAGCAGGTTTCAAGAATCGTGTACTTCATTGTGATAACTCACGTGATGGTTTTAAGATTTCAGATGTTTTCTCTACTGTTCCTCTTTGTCTCTTCCCCCAGATTTATGTCAAAGCGGAGGCTCCTGATCATCTCCGCTCCATATGAAGATGATTATtcactccagcagcagctgcaggcatTGAAGGGACAGGAGTGTCCAATGGGTCAGGACTCACTACTAAGATCTGCAtcagattctttttttctccatggCACTGTAATTAATTTGAGATAAGAACGTGAATTTACTGTAAAGGGAAATGTACCATGTCCTCACTGTGAGACTCATGCGCACTTGTTGTGGATGCAGCTGCAGTGAACTCATATCAAACGCTGTGATCTAAAAATGTCCTCCCACTTCCTCATGAACAGTACTGTACAAAAAAGAATAGTAAGACTTCTTCATGACAGTGGGCACATTAAAATAACAGCTGCTGAGAACATTCAAtgacaattttttatatatttctacatttatttacttactcaTACAGGTATCCGCCATTTTGCAATGCTGACGTTAATTGGCACAGAACTGAAAGCTTCAGGGACAGTGGAACTATTTCCTCTAAATGGTACGTGTCCACTATTTGTTGATCTTCATGTTTTACTGCGTTTTACTACTTGACTGTTGTCATTGTCACCACATGTTTGTAAAAACTCGCACATGTCATATTGTATGTAGTAATACTGGGGTTTTCTTCACCAACCCTGCAGGCAAGAGTCAAACAGAGAAGGACTCGTTCTCTCACGATGTGGTCCAGAGCATGAGAGACCAGCTGAAGATCAGCCGTGACTTTTTTACCATGGTTGTGGTGGGGAAGGATGGTGACGTGAAGGCCTGGTTCACTTCCCCCATGTGGTCTCTGGCTAACATCTATGACCTGGTTGACTCCATGGATCTCCGGCAACAGGAGGAGAGGTTGCAGAAGACCCTCGACATCCACTGCCCTGAAAGCACTGAGACCAGTTATGATGATGTTGCAGAGGAAAACTATCTGTACCACAGATCTGAGGATTAGGCGTGGCACTGGAGAGACCTAGATCAATACAAGAATTTCCAATGTCCTAAAAGTGATCAGGACTATTAAGGATTGCAGGTGATAGCATGATACACCTCAGTTAATGTCTCATCTTGGTTTCGTCAGTATTGCCCATGAGGCCTAGTTCTAAAAAGCCTGGTCAAAATTACCTGAAAACCAATTATAGTGAATTGTTTATGATTTCAATTGTGAGAGCTACACATACTATGATGATCTGCTGGGAATCAAATCTGTAAAAACTATCAAATCAACAAATCTATTAGTCTGTACACCCTCATacattgtatttaaatgattaaattgaTATTACTCTTTAATTGTTGTCCattattttgtttctgtaaattccTTTTACAGTTTAAGGTTGGTTggttaatgaattaatttgcaACTTTTTGGACAATCATAAGTATAGTCTACACTGTGCCCCTTAATcctgatccgtcaaggtgccactgaggtgccactgagcaaagcattgttcccacacactgctccccgggcacctgacatggctgcccactgctcaccaagagtgatggttaaaagtaagtgtgctgtgctgtgtgtcacaatgacaatcacttcactttcactttctaaaaTCCATTACTTTTGACCGATTCAGGTATTGTAACAGTTTGCACTAGGGAAATAGTTTGTGTTAAATTCCTCTTCTTTGCCAAATGCACAATGTACTTTAGTCCATAAAGCAACAATGAACATACTAATATTATACAAATTTGTATactaatattataatttaatattatattatcacTGTTGTATAACCTCATTCCACTTCCCATGTTGTAGCAACTTAAACAAACTTCTCATTTTTATACTTATTTtgtacttatgtacttaacagttattttacttaacaaaaaaaggtgaaataactgaaaacatgttttatattctagtttcttctttgctctggttactgctttgcacactcttggcattctctcgatgagcttcaagaggtcgtcacctgaaatggttttccaacagtcttgaaggagttcccagaggtgtttagcacttgttggcccctttgccttcctTCTGCAaatccagctcaccccaaaccatctcaattgggttcaggtccggtgactgtggagaccaggtcttcactttttgttaagtacataactccacatgtgttcattcatagttttgatgccttcagtgagaatctaccaacgtaaatggtcatgaaaataaagaaaacacattgaatgagaaggtgtgtccaaacttttggcctgtactgtagctcCAAACTTCTGGACAACACTCATTTCTAACCTGGGTCTGATATGCAGCTTTCATTAGTAAATGGtgcatttgtttctgtgttgttttgtttattgcGCGGGAGCGACCATTTTAAACAAGCTCCTTGCAGCGCACACGGGGTGGAGAGAACATTATTGCAGCAAGGAATAGGCAAATTCAGGAGATGGAGCAAGTGATAGAGCTTCCTGTGATGACAACACTCCAACCTACTGACAGAGAAGGGAAGTAGCCACAAGCCAACAGGCGGTAAGGTCACACAGATtctcactcgcacacacacacacacacacacacacacacacacatatacatacccGGAGACTAAGCCTCTCACGCACAAGACTTGTATGCAGGGCCTCTGGCCTATGAAGAGAAAATTCCACAAATTCATCTATCATGGTGAGTCGTTGTGTTTTTAAACCTTTAATCCATGGTTTACTTCACTAGACCATCGGACGCTGAAACAGATGATGAGTAACACAAATTACAGTGCTTTGTGATAAGAGCTCTGTCCTACAGTCACACGACAGGGATACCGGCAGAGAATACACTTAAAGTGCTTTAATAacttattattaaaaacaagatGCTTCTTTCACACTTGACTTTAATTGTTGTCGATACctataaatgctgtgaataaaTTCAAGATTTTTCTCAAGAGCagattaaaacaaacaatagCAAATTAAAACTAAAGAGGAACTATGCTTTTGCACTGTGGTAAACATGATGACTTGCCGTATCTGCCTTTCACAATCTTGAAGACCTCTATTAAAAATGAGGGAAAACTTGCTTCTCCCAAAACCAACTCAAATTCATTATGTTATTTTGCTATGTGTCTccatcattcattcatgcagGTTCATTTTGCACACTAAAGGAGAAACATTCATGCATAACAGTGAACTGTCACAACAGTTCACAACAACGCCTTCAGTCTCGACTTGCTAGGTCTGTGCTTTCTTTAGCTGCTTTCATCAGTATATTTGTCCATGAGACTGTGCCCTTGTCTATAGACATCAATGCCAGTGTCATGCTTAGTTTTGCAGCAAAGATACAGTGGTGCCACTCTTTCAGCACCAAGCAAGGTTAGACATCATGCATCAAGCATCACAGTCAGAactgtgttgcatttttttgaCGGGACAGATTGAAACTTCAAActaaatttcatttaattttacaaAGGTTCTGTGGAAACCTGATCTGACCTCTGTGTGGCTGACGCAGAGCCGCCTACATTGATAACCTTATCTACATGTATATTCacacagaacaaagaaaacTCTGTCTTTATGCTCAGATCGGGGAGATGTCTGACAAATTATTCATGCTAGTGTAAAAACCAGACCATCAACACCAGACAATAGATAGATTGATGTAACATATCCTATATGGGCTTGGGGAACTAGGCTTTTTCTGCAAAATTTGAtgattaatgttaaaaaataatacagtaatTTTGGCAGAAAAGGCCTTTGAGCTTTTGTTCCAGGTTAGAAGTACAGTTTGTTTTTCGTTGTCTCATTTGTGACATAAGAAAACTTGTTCTCTCCACTTATCTTTGCTTCCTTATGATTCGTAATGATACCATTCAAACAACTCTTCATTAGACCAGGGTGTGCCATACAACcactaatttaaaaaagtgcTAGAAGGGCATGAGTGCTGGGTATGAACATTCAGTGCTGTCAATACGCATTTTGTTCCCCACCCTAAAAAAATTTGCATCTTGTCTGAGGAAACTTGAACGAGGGCCCGACAAATGTTCCGGTTATTGAAATTACTGGCAAAAATACTAAAGGTAGCTCCAAGGAGATTGGAAACAAACAGCGAACATTGGAAAAGTGAAGCAGATTTGGATTTGTTACTTTCTTCATGTCTGTAGCAATGAAATGGAACGACATAATATCCTCGTTTATGCCTtggatagttttttttcatattaaacatTGAAATGGAAAGTAAAAAATGCAGATGTCCCTTCATCTGTTTTCCCACTGCACCGGTGCTAACAACATGTATCTCAAGcaatcatttaaattttttttttcctgcaaggTACAGCACAAGGCAGACATTTATGATCATTTGTCTAACATTAAAGGACCTAATCAACTAATGATTATACTAACCCAAAGGACAGACTAACAATATTTTCCTCAAGCACCATGTTTCCAACTGAATTTTTAGGGGGTTTTATATACAGACCCTTATGTTTGCAGAAAAGTCCTGAGGTCTAATGCTAATCTTTCTAACATTTGTGTCTGTTATGCTATGTTCACAGGAAAAAACAGATGTGAAGAGCATCATGAATCGCTTTAATGCCCCTGCCACAGAAGGGACAGTGCAAGGGGGTCGGCCTAAGGTTCCCCTGCACCCAACCTTGTCATCGGGTCCCCCAGTTCTTGGCAAAAAGCCAGTCCTGGAGACCAGTCTCTCTGGCAGTGCAGCGACCAACTCATCTAATCCTAAAATTAGCTTTTTGAAAAATGCAGCCAACAACACTTCTGAGGCACGGGAAAACCCAAAGATAAAACCTGTGGTGAACAGCACACATGAGGACACCAAACCTACTTTTGCTAAGCAGTTGCATCTTAAACCAAAAGTCACAGAGTCATCTCAAGAAAATGAGGTCCAAATTCCTTTCCTCAAGCCAGTGGGACAGAAACCATCCCTGGGCACCACGACAGACCCAAAACCAGTCTTCCCAAAGCTACAGCCTGCTGGGGCCAAACCTCCCTGGGTCAAAGATGCCGCCAAATCGGAGGAGAGTGCAACCGCTGCCACGCCAGCTCCTAAAATTCCAGTGACTCCTAAACCAAAAAGCTCTGTAAATATCATGCGCCAACAGGCAGAGGACGTTAGTTCAGGAGACTCCACAGTGAAACCCTTTGTGAAGCCCCCCACCTCTTCCACACACACCTCTACTGGCAAACTGAGTATGCTTAATAAGGAGCGAGGGAATGCCAAAACAGAACTGGGGGTCAAGGATGGAGTAAAACCCCCAGCTTCCACCAATTCCCCATCCAAACCCCCAACATTTCTGAAGCCAGTCGTAGGAAAAAGGCCCAGTGTACAAGGTTCACAGGCAGTCAGTGATGACCCTTCTGCCCCCCCCAAAAACCCTTTACCCAACATTTTTGCCCTGGGCAGCCCCCCAGCCAAACCAAACAGACCCCCCAAAGTTGACTTGGAAAAGTTCAAAAAGGGCACAGAGTCTGTGAATGAGGGTAAGGATTTTCTTCATCTTTCCCACTGACTAATTActgtaaaacaacacaaaaacatttatatgtCCCTATTTTAATGATCTGATGCAATGTGTAAAGctaaaaaagtgtttcttttgaTGGCTGAAATGGTTTAGATGACACTGTTAAATATTCAGAAGTGgctttttaattgtttagtATAAAATAATAGCGACTCTGATTTGGATTATAAGCAGTGAGGGAGTGATTAAATACCGGCCTCATTGCATGGCACTTAACTATGGTTAAATATGGCACTGACTTTTCATATCAGTCTTAATGTCCTTATCTATCAAAACCATACCATTTTAATCTTCGGTAGTTTACTGTATTCTTTGTCAGATATTAGATTAATTTTTGCACTTTGTTTTCAAAGTACCACTGGATTGTGCAGGGCATATAAAACCCATGACAGTGGCTCTTTTGCTTGTGTAGACTGTGCCACTAACCAGATAACATCTCTGTTCTGTCTGAGCACTGTGGTCTTTACAGTTGGTCTTAAAATACGCTGAAAATAAGGCAAATGTGTCAAATGTCAGGCTTTTGAGCACACTTGCTGGTATACAGCTAGTAAATGTGCATACATAAATTCAAAATCTCACTTGCAAATAATACAACCCGGTGTTAAAATGGAAATAACAAgtgagagggggaaaaaatggttCCTTTATTTACACATGCAAGTTCCCATTAGAGTTTCTCTTTTTTATGTTAGCtgaagtctgcttgaaaattgGGAACCTGACCCTGAAATGGGAACCAAGCACAGTGAAAAGTTTCGTTTTTTCAACAGTGTCTTTCAtctaaatatgtattaaaattagGATGCTGGTTGGCTGCAGCCCAGCTGTCAGGTGTGTGAGTGCGGCAGCTAGCATTCACTCCAATGCTGGCTGGTATTTACATCGACCCGCTCGTCCCCCTTATGTGTGGAGGCTGCCTCAGGGGTCAGTCCAGCAATGGTGCAATCTTTTCTTCCAGGTGTGCAAGGAGTTGCGAAGGTCAGCTCTCCGCCCTCC contains:
- the ccdc80l2 gene encoding coiled-coil domain-containing protein 80 produces the protein MASLYPALLLLALWGNSLVLCGSHPGKRRQSTSREDSASSIPQTNSRAEREREKETGLAPELDFMAEFVGKHRLLVLTAPSHTDNYLLMMEKQIKDMESEGLNCRLAERDTLIITIIQNAMMEGRITRPSFKGEAVAENLDSDMVTKLLHYLDMEDQTFSMLLLKKNLMVRERFPYPVRLEAIIEIIDQLPARKLEKITRKKSAEKCKITKKILVAKKPGAVRKKTFSSQRQGNVTSLAANLQKPLDKRATLRKRVQDILSGRFRFVIHKPPPGAEEPGPPQGGKPTEDPNNQGNPLTANGQSSSITSKNDGVKEAEEGKQTDQETRGEKSSNDSKSQRKGKGKKGGKKKKGKRGGKKSEREAQEKEKVVLKEFLEKFQGKRRLVVMSSPSNTDSQYVKQREQNEKTHCGLALRKVSVLSILGSEHSSTITLQHYQLDTESPFDPLTDTLTNPQLGGQMRKEYGLSSDTFSMMITDYGLTPYKVFYTAAEAPITVDFIDTFPSRKTEWDQEKTTRGVCTEPEGPQNSLMRFMSKRRLLIISAPYEDDYSLQQQLQALKGQECPMGIRHFAMLTLIGTELKASGTVELFPLNGKSQTEKDSFSHDVVQSMRDQLKISRDFFTMVVVGKDGDVKAWFTSPMWSLANIYDLVDSMDLRQQEERLQKTLDIHCPESTETSYDDVAEENYLYHRSED
- the fyb1b gene encoding FYN-binding protein 1 isoform X3, translating into MEKTDVKSIMNRFNAPATEGTVQGGRPKVPLHPTLSSGPPVLGKKPVLETSLSGSAATNSSNPKISFLKNAANNTSEARENPKIKPVVNSTHEDTKPTFAKQLHLKPKVTESSQENEVQIPFLKPVGQKPSLGTTTDPKPVFPKLQPAGAKPPWVKDAAKSEESATAATPAPKIPVTPKPKSSVNIMRQQAEDVSSGDSTVKPFVKPPTSSTHTSTGKLSMLNKERGNAKTELGVKDGVKPPASTNSPSKPPTFLKPVVGKRPSVQGSQAVSDDPSAPPKNPLPNIFALGSPPAKPNRPPKVDLEKFKKGTESVNEGVQGVAKVSSPPSIPSSQPPTGGPPALPSTLPPSLPPRPSPGMIQPEQNENSDDVKLLISGPSRKKESDSDDETYEDVMESGSHANLREEDKKREKEEKKRIEQEKKDQKERERKEQDARKRFKLVGPVQVIHKVKVPADCKGSKNELSIKQGDSIEIIRITDNPEGRWLGRTQDGTYGYVKTDSVTIDFDSLKQLPSQTDYEPDLYDDIGNDNSSSEINVRGVVLPPPPEEDDDLYDDLDDPSLAVSPNTQDNKLRSSFLQGSFFKKLNDWRRSPVSSTDSLQTLISQLHILMMTFMMMWTLKKDFPLHLH